The genome window GATATTTGTTTTCCTAAAGGAAATCGATCTGAGTAATTAAAAAATTCGCTGGAAACATAGCTTTTAGAAAAATACTCTTTATCTATATTTATTCTTACTTCATACTGCAAATATTCAAGTGCATTACTTTCAAAATCTTTGTTGAAATTATTTGCTTCTGGAAGAGAATAAAGTCCTTCTTTTAAAGTTTCCTTGCTTTTTAAAAGCAGAATATACTGATTGCAAAAAATTAACACATTAGTCACATTTTCATTAAAAAATGAATCTTTATTTTTTTCAATATATTTAAATTTATTTTTTAGAAAATTATAATCATCTGATTTACTATATTTAGTTAAGTAATTTAAAATAGATTTAGGAACAAGCTCTTTTATTCTTGGTAAATCTTTTTTTAAAAAGTAAATTTTTCTTATGTCTGTAGCATTTATTTGTTTAAAATTACCTGTTTCCAAAAATTTCCATTGCGGAAAAATTTTAAGATAATAAGAACTAGAATCTTTTTGATGTCCTATTATTGCAATATTACTTTCTGAGTTTGTAATTTTAAATACTTCTCCTTGGACATTTTGAATCCATTTTTCTTCACAATATAGTCTATCTCGAATACCAACAAAAAAGACTTTTTTCTTTTCCAAAGTTGTAAGACAGGAGCGAATCATTTCAATTCTTTGCGTAATATTCCAAGGTCCTCTTGGCGAAGGAGAGGAATATGCTCCACCCAAAATAATTATTAGTTTTTTTGAATACTTAAGAGCAAATTTGATGCTTTGCAAGTGTCCTAAGTGAAATGGCTGAAAGCGTCCAATATATACACTGAACTCATAAACTTTTTTCTCCACCATGACTCCAATCATAAAAATCTAGTATTATCATAATATTAGATGATTTCTCCGCTGCTAAAAAAAGAAATTATCTTGACACTTATATATAACAGTAATACAGTGTTGCGACCATTCGTTTTGTTGACGAATGCCATACTTTAACCAAAAGAAGGAACTCAGTTATGAAATTTGCTTCAACAAAAAAATGGGCAACACTTGCTGCTCTTGCAAGTTCTCCAATGTTTTCTTTTTCATCCTTTGCAGCAGAAACTCCTGCAAAAAAAGAAGCGCCTTCTACTCCAGCAACGAAGAAGGGTACTATGACTTTCAAAAATGACGAAGAAAAAGCAAGCTATATTATTGGACACGAAATTTCTTCCAGCATCAAAGGCGGAGAAATTAAAATTAATAAAAATATTTTAATAAAAGCAATTGAAGATGGATTGAATGGAAAAGAATCTGAAATAAGCCCTCAAGATTCCCAAGCTTTTATGCAAAAATACATGACTGAACAACAAAAAGTTCGGAGCGATAAAAACTTAAAAGAAGGCGAAACTTATTTAAGCAAAAATAAATCTGAAAAAGGTGTTGTTACTTTAGCTAGCGGCCTACAATATAAAATTATTACCGAAGGTAAAGGTGCCAAACCAAAAGCAACTGATACAGTTACAGTGAATTACGAAGGTACTTTAATTAATGGAAAAGTATTTGATAGTTCTTATCAACGTGGCCAACCAGTTTCTTTCCCAGTAAATGGCGTAATTAAGGGTTGGACTGAAGCGTTGCAATTAATGCCAGAAGGATCAACTTGGATGCTTTACATCCCAGCAGGTCTTGCATATGGTACACAATCTCCTTCTCCATCTATTGGACCAAATTCTACTCTTGTTTTCAAAGTAAATTTAGTGTCTATAGCAAAACCAGCACCAGCAACTAAAACTGCTGAAAATGAGAAAAAATAATTAACTTTATTGTTTATTTTTCAAAAGGGCTTCAATAACTTGAAGCCCTTTTTTTATATTCTTTTTTTAATTACGAATTTTCATGACTAGCGCGACATTTTCAATTTAGGCTATCAATGGAAATCCTTTTCAACTGCTAAATTGA of Pigmentibacter sp. JX0631 contains these proteins:
- a CDS encoding adenylyltransferase/cytidyltransferase family protein, producing MEKKVYEFSVYIGRFQPFHLGHLQSIKFALKYSKKLIIILGGAYSSPSPRGPWNITQRIEMIRSCLTTLEKKKVFFVGIRDRLYCEEKWIQNVQGEVFKITNSESNIAIIGHQKDSSSYYLKIFPQWKFLETGNFKQINATDIRKIYFLKKDLPRIKELVPKSILNYLTKYSKSDDYNFLKNKFKYIEKNKDSFFNENVTNVLIFCNQYILLLKSKETLKEGLYSLPEANNFNKDFESNALEYLQYEVRINIDKEYFSKSYVSSEFFNYSDRFPLGKQISKTYLFILKSDNLPVISKARNSSEVIWILLDDLSFLENKMYSDHYQIIQKFKKNFY
- a CDS encoding FKBP-type peptidyl-prolyl cis-trans isomerase, translated to MKFASTKKWATLAALASSPMFSFSSFAAETPAKKEAPSTPATKKGTMTFKNDEEKASYIIGHEISSSIKGGEIKINKNILIKAIEDGLNGKESEISPQDSQAFMQKYMTEQQKVRSDKNLKEGETYLSKNKSEKGVVTLASGLQYKIITEGKGAKPKATDTVTVNYEGTLINGKVFDSSYQRGQPVSFPVNGVIKGWTEALQLMPEGSTWMLYIPAGLAYGTQSPSPSIGPNSTLVFKVNLVSIAKPAPATKTAENEKK